A section of the Pseudomonas tritici genome encodes:
- the znuC gene encoding zinc ABC transporter ATP-binding protein ZnuC, translating to MSNALIRLEQVGVTFAGQNVLDNIALSVEPGQIVTLIGPNGAGKTTLVRAVLGLLKPDTGSVWRKPKLRVGYMPQKLHVDPTLPLSVLRFLRLVPGVDRTRAQAALKEVGAEQVIDSPVQSISGGEMQRVLLARALLREPELLVLDEPVQGVDVAGQAELYSLITRLRDRHGCGVLMVSHDLHLVMSTTDQVVCLNRHVCCSGHPEQVSGDPAFVELFGKNAQSLAIYHHHHDHAHDLHGAVVEDPSTPHVHGDSCKHG from the coding sequence ATGAGCAATGCGTTAATCCGCCTGGAACAAGTCGGGGTCACGTTCGCCGGGCAAAACGTGCTGGATAACATCGCACTGAGCGTCGAACCCGGGCAGATCGTCACCCTGATCGGCCCTAACGGCGCCGGCAAGACCACACTGGTGCGCGCCGTGCTCGGCCTGCTCAAGCCCGACACCGGCAGCGTCTGGCGCAAGCCCAAGCTACGCGTCGGCTACATGCCGCAGAAGCTGCACGTCGACCCCACGCTGCCACTCTCGGTGTTGCGATTCCTGCGCCTGGTGCCGGGCGTGGACCGCACCCGCGCGCAGGCTGCGCTCAAGGAAGTCGGCGCCGAACAGGTGATCGACAGCCCGGTGCAAAGCATCTCCGGCGGCGAAATGCAGCGCGTGCTGCTGGCCCGCGCCTTGTTGCGCGAGCCGGAACTGCTGGTACTGGATGAACCCGTGCAGGGCGTCGACGTCGCCGGACAGGCCGAGCTGTACAGCCTGATCACGCGCCTGCGCGACCGGCATGGCTGCGGCGTGCTGATGGTGTCCCACGACTTGCACTTGGTGATGAGCACCACCGACCAAGTGGTCTGCCTCAATCGACACGTGTGCTGCTCCGGCCACCCGGAACAGGTCAGTGGCGACCCCGCGTTCGTCGAGCTGTTCGGCAAAAACGCGCAGAGCCTGGCGATCTATCACCACCACCACGACCACGCGCATGACCTGCATGGCGCGGTCGTGGAGGATCCTTCTACCCCTCACGTTCATGGAGATAGCTGCAAGCATGGCTGA
- the zur gene encoding zinc uptake transcriptional repressor Zur: MPITPLASRPHDHSHCVHTALSEADTLCAQKGLRLTALRRRVLELVWQSHKPLGAYDILGVLSEQDGRRAAPPTVYRALDFLLENGLVHRIASLNAFVGCNHPEHAHQGQFLICRACHAAIELEQKSISDAIISSAADVGFTVEGQTVEVVGLCSGCQGA, translated from the coding sequence ATGCCTATTACACCGCTTGCCAGCCGTCCCCACGACCACTCCCACTGCGTGCATACCGCGCTGTCGGAGGCCGATACCCTCTGTGCACAGAAGGGTTTGCGCCTGACCGCCTTGCGTCGGCGTGTACTGGAACTGGTGTGGCAGAGCCACAAGCCACTGGGCGCCTACGACATTCTCGGGGTGCTCAGCGAGCAGGACGGCCGCCGCGCAGCGCCACCCACGGTCTACCGTGCGCTGGATTTCCTGCTGGAAAACGGCCTGGTGCACCGCATTGCCTCGCTCAACGCTTTTGTCGGCTGCAACCACCCGGAACACGCGCATCAAGGTCAATTCCTGATCTGCCGCGCGTGCCATGCCGCCATCGAACTTGAACAAAAAAGCATCAGCGACGCCATTATCAGCAGCGCTGCCGATGTCGGCTTTACGGTCGAAGGGCAAACGGTCGAAGTAGTCGGCCTGTGCTCGGGCTGCCAGGGGGCTTGA
- a CDS encoding zinc ABC transporter substrate-binding protein: MVIVSRLFPVFVVFVTSLFINGAAQAEVKVLTSIKPLQLIAAAVQDGVAVPEVLLPPGASPHNYALRPSDVRRVQAVDLLYWIGPDMESFLPRVLKGRTATTVAVQDLPGMKLRRFAEDSHSHADDADEHDHDHRPGSLDSHLWLSTVNARVIAARMAADLAAADPANAVRYQSNAKAFDGRLDVLDARLKARLAPIGGKPYFVFHEAFDYFEEAYGLKHAGVFSVAAEVQPGAQHVAAMRTRLQEVGKTCVFSEPPLRPRLAETLVAGLPVKLAELDALGGYTPATAQGYEQVLEKLGNDLAGCLESL; encoded by the coding sequence GTGGTCATCGTGTCCCGACTTTTTCCCGTTTTTGTCGTATTTGTCACCAGTTTGTTCATCAATGGCGCCGCTCAGGCCGAGGTCAAGGTGCTGACCAGCATCAAGCCTTTGCAGTTGATTGCTGCGGCTGTGCAGGACGGCGTGGCGGTTCCGGAGGTGTTGCTGCCGCCGGGTGCATCGCCGCATAACTACGCGCTGCGTCCATCCGACGTACGGCGCGTGCAGGCGGTGGACCTGCTGTACTGGATCGGTCCGGATATGGAGAGTTTCCTGCCGCGCGTGCTGAAAGGTCGTACGGCAACAACGGTAGCGGTGCAGGATCTTCCGGGTATGAAGCTGCGGCGGTTTGCCGAAGATAGCCACTCTCACGCCGACGATGCCGACGAACATGATCATGATCACCGCCCAGGCAGCCTGGATTCGCACTTGTGGCTGTCGACCGTGAATGCTCGCGTGATTGCGGCGCGTATGGCTGCTGATCTGGCGGCCGCTGACCCGGCCAATGCCGTGCGTTATCAGAGCAATGCGAAAGCCTTTGATGGGCGCCTGGATGTTCTGGATGCCCGTCTGAAAGCTCGTCTGGCGCCGATTGGCGGCAAGCCTTACTTCGTGTTTCATGAGGCCTTCGATTACTTCGAAGAGGCTTATGGGCTCAAGCACGCCGGTGTGTTCAGCGTTGCCGCTGAAGTACAGCCGGGCGCCCAGCACGTGGCGGCGATGCGTACGCGTTTGCAGGAAGTGGGCAAGACCTGCGTGTTCAGCGAGCCGCCGTTGCGTCCGCGTTTGGCTGAAACCCTGGTGGCGGGTTTGCCGGTGAAGCTGGCGGAGTTGGATGCGCTGGGCGGGTATACCCCGGCTACGGCTCAGGGTTATGAGCAGGTGTTGGAAAAGTTGGGGAATGACTTGGCTGGGTGCCTGGAATCGTTGTAA
- a CDS encoding homoserine kinase gives MSVFTPLARPELETFLAPYGLGRLLDFQGIAAGSENTNFFISLEQGEFVLTLVERGPVAEMPFFIELLDVLHDADLPVPYALRTTDGVALRELKGKPALLQPRLAGKHIKDANAQHCTQVGDLLGHLHLATQGEKVLERKTDRGLEWMLAEGTQLISHLNDAQQRLLQAALTEIDAHKAQILALPRANVHADLFRDNAMFEGTHLTGLIDFYNACSGPMLYDVAIALNDWCSDADGVIDGQRARALLGAYAGLRPFTAKEAELWPTMLRVACVRFWLSRLIAAESFAGQDVLIHDPAEFEHRLAQRQQVTIQLPFAL, from the coding sequence ATGTCTGTGTTCACCCCCCTGGCTCGGCCCGAGCTGGAAACCTTTCTCGCCCCTTACGGGCTCGGCCGCCTGCTCGACTTCCAGGGGATTGCCGCCGGTAGCGAAAACACCAATTTCTTTATCAGCCTGGAGCAGGGCGAGTTCGTCCTGACCCTGGTTGAGCGCGGCCCGGTCGCAGAAATGCCGTTCTTCATCGAACTGCTCGACGTGCTCCACGACGCCGACCTGCCGGTGCCTTACGCCCTGCGCACCACCGATGGAGTGGCTCTTCGCGAGCTAAAAGGTAAACCCGCACTGTTGCAACCGCGCCTGGCCGGCAAGCACATCAAGGACGCCAACGCCCAGCACTGTACCCAGGTCGGCGACCTGCTTGGCCACCTGCACCTGGCGACACAAGGCGAAAAGGTGCTGGAACGCAAGACCGACCGCGGCCTGGAGTGGATGCTGGCTGAAGGCACGCAACTGATTTCGCACCTGAACGACGCACAGCAGCGCCTGCTGCAAGCTGCACTGACGGAAATCGACGCTCACAAGGCCCAGATCCTCGCCCTGCCGCGCGCCAACGTCCACGCCGACCTGTTCCGCGACAATGCGATGTTCGAAGGCACGCACCTCACAGGCCTGATCGACTTCTACAACGCCTGCTCCGGGCCGATGCTGTACGACGTGGCGATCGCCCTGAATGACTGGTGTTCGGATGCCGATGGCGTGATTGACGGACAACGCGCCCGTGCGCTGCTCGGCGCCTATGCCGGCCTGCGACCGTTCACCGCCAAGGAAGCCGAACTGTGGCCGACGATGTTGCGGGTGGCGTGTGTGCGGTTCTGGCTGTCACGCCTGATCGCCGCCGAGTCGTTTGCAGGGCAGGATGTGTTGATCCATGACCCGGCAGAGTTCGAGCACCGCTTGGCACAACGCCAGCAGGTCACAATCCAACTGCCGTTCGCCCTCTAA
- a CDS encoding DUF2782 domain-containing protein translates to MRTFNRLLLTGLIALAPLAAMAADDAPGGDPEVTIRTEGDKTIQEYRQNGFLYAIKVTPKGAPPYFLVRADGTDANFIRSDQPDMLIPSWKIFEWK, encoded by the coding sequence ATGCGCACATTCAATCGCCTGCTGTTGACCGGCTTGATTGCACTCGCTCCGTTGGCTGCCATGGCGGCAGACGATGCGCCTGGGGGTGATCCGGAAGTGACCATTCGCACGGAAGGCGACAAGACCATCCAGGAATACCGTCAGAACGGGTTCCTGTACGCAATCAAGGTCACTCCGAAAGGGGCGCCTCCGTATTTCCTGGTGCGCGCGGACGGAACCGATGCGAACTTCATCCGCTCTGACCAGCCGGATATGCTGATCCCGTCATGGAAGATCTTCGAATGGAAATGA